The segment TTCCCATCACCTAACGCTAAAAATCGTTGTATTAATTCTTCTGTTTCGACCAATGGTAAGCCCACCACGGCATGATAGCTGCCATTAATGCATCGAATAAAACGTCCACCGAGACCTTGGATACCGTAAGCACCGGCTTTATCCATTGGCTCGCCAGATTGTATATAATCCTGTATTTCCAGCAAAGATAACTCGCGGAATGTCACATCTGTCGTAATCAATGAGGTTAACGTCTCATGGGAGTTTGATACGGCAATGGCGGTCATTACCTGATGTGTTTTACCGGAAAGGTCACTGAGGATTTGCTGAGCATGGGCAGCATCTCGCGGTTTTTCTAATATTTTACCGTCAAGAACCACAATAGTGTCTGCCCCCAAAACAGGATGATCCGCAGGGGCAATTGCTACACCTGCACGGGATTTATCTCGAGCCAAGCGCTGTACATACACCTGAGGCGATTCCCCTTCTTGCCATTTTTCTTCCACTTCGGGACGCAAGATTTCAAAGGAATAACCTAGCAGTTGGACTAATTCACGTCGTCTCGGTGAACCTGATGCAAGATAAATTAAGCTCATAAATTGTCATTCCAGTTATCATCAACGGCCACAATCTTAACATACTGAAAATTGACGGCGAATTTTTCGTAACAGTAAAAATAACCATGGCCACAGAATACCATTCACCAAACTATTCCAGAATACTTGCGGGTGGAATAAGACTTGTGATGAAAGAAATTCACCCCAGAAAACGGCAAGGTCTTGCACCACCGTT is part of the Providencia zhijiangensis genome and harbors:
- a CDS encoding Maf family protein — translated: MSLIYLASGSPRRRELVQLLGYSFEILRPEVEEKWQEGESPQVYVQRLARDKSRAGVAIAPADHPVLGADTIVVLDGKILEKPRDAAHAQQILSDLSGKTHQVMTAIAVSNSHETLTSLITTDVTFRELSLLEIQDYIQSGEPMDKAGAYGIQGLGGRFIRCINGSYHAVVGLPLVETEELIQRFLALGDGKGNS